In Haliaeetus albicilla chromosome 18, bHalAlb1.1, whole genome shotgun sequence, the DNA window TGAGTGTTAACTGAATAATGTCATACATGTTAACATGTTATTGATGTGAAcagcttgggggtttttttttgtttggctggttGGGTTTTTAATGCCATTCATATTCAATGTGATTTTGTTGGTGCATGGGACAAAGGCAAAATTCTAGATATAAATCTGTCCAGTAAGTGAGAAAAGTTCAATGTTATTCTCATCCCAATTGCATCAGTTTTACATAGGTGTATCCTACTTTCTTCattaggtgaaaaaaaatcataatgaGAAAGGATATTCTCCCAAAATATCCATCAGAAAGAGGAGAATCTAGACCAGTTAACTGCAGAAATCAGCTTGCATGTGGTGGATGAAACTCGGAAGGAAAGGGTAAAGGGTGAAGGTCTAAAACTGGCTGGTGGTGCTAAACATAATTTCCAAGACAAGATTCTGGCAACTTGCAACTCATATCTTGGAGGCTCATATAAACACTTCAGTCATTGGATATTGAAGTTACAGCTATACTAGGTCTACAACAGCCATGATCAGTGCCCAGTGTGATGTTGACTGACTTCTGTCAATACTGTGAACTATCCTTCAGTCCCCACACTTTTTGCCTAAAAACCAAATCCTCTGGTTCTTGCTAAGGTGAATCCCAGATGACAACTAATGTGTAAGCAGTAGGGTTGGACCTGAATAAAAACAGTGGATGAAAACAGTGTAGACACCTTCTTGCGTACCAGAAGTAAGCTTTGAATTGTTGGGATTTTCCCAAGATTACTGAGCTGTGACCTGAATAATGACTAGGTTGCTAACTTTCAACTAGCAAAATTACAGTCATGAATCTGTGGTGCAGATCTACACGTGTATCTACAGACATGCAGAAGGTCTGTCAACAACCAAACTACCAGCCAAACAGGCTGGCCATGCTGCAAACTGGTCAAGTGACAACTTCAGTATTGACAAAGGGTGATGTcactgaactggaaaaaaacctaacccTGCTGTCCCATCTGGGATGAGAACTTCCATGGAAATCATACCACCTTTATGCTGTCTTTTTCTCACACTTGTATCTTTTATGCATTTCTCaatacttttctgttttcagctgtaCAATGTGGTGAAAATCTCTTCATGTCATCCGCCCCTTTCCCGTGGTCAGATGTTATTGATGCTTGGTACAATGAGAAGGAAGATTTCAAATATGGAACTGGAGCAAAAACACAAGGTGCTGTCATAGGCCATTACACTCAGGTAGATGCAACTCTTTTATATCTTAggctgaataaataaatatctgtatGTTAGCTAAGCAGCTTTTATCCTCTCATTATCTTTAAAGGGAATAAGTACAATGGAGACATGAGAGGTATTCTGacaaaacaagatgaaaactttcaaagtaacagaattaaaattaaaataataggCTAAGTGTCTTTATGGAGTAAAGATACTGGTATTTCAAAACTTCAGGAagaaacaaagggaagaaactcatttgtttgtttaacatCTGAAAATTGCTCAGACACTGGAAGAATAAGGTTATTAAAGTACCAGGAAGGAAATATAAATAGGTTTGTTACAGTCTACAGAGCTCATTGACTCAGAGAGTTTCCAGTTGGACAATGGCTTCTGACAACCTCTGTTCACCTGCACGAAACACAGGATATAAAATTTTACATCATGATTCCTACATCTTCTTCAACAGTTTTAATTGAATGAAAACAAGTATAATTAAGACAGTTTAACTCAAAtgttttatgtatatatatgtgtgatAAATTATTATCATTATATCCTAAATGTGCTTTGGTTCAGGGgtgaaagcaggggaaaaaaatggggtttttttccagcaaggTGGGGACTTATATTTTACTATAAAGGGTAAATAAAGTGACTTAACTCAGttgcaaatgtttctgtaaagCATATTGTACttaaatgattttcaaatgtatattttttcattctcctATGATTTTTGTTCTTATACCTACAGATGGTTTGGTACAATTCTTATCAAATTGGATGTGCTGTCGCTTTCTGTCCCAACAGTAAATACAACTACTTTTATGTCTGCCAGTACTGTCCCATGTACGTATTGATCTGATTCTGGAACTTCTTATTACATTACCAAAATTGGTCAGGAGATAGTGAAATTTCTAATAGGGCACATCACCCATAGCTGAGGAACAGGTTTGAAGAGTATATTAGGAATatgaaaagacagaaacatACTCATCAAAAGAATTGTCAAACAAGCAAAAGCATAAAACACATCAAAGTGACACTGATTTTCAGATTGAATTTCATTTGCCTAAAACTCCTTGTCTTCATAATAGTaaatcataaataaatattttccacattCTACTTGAAATCTTGGTTCAGAAAGATATATTAATGTGTACAGTACAGTGAAGACTATAATTAATGCCAAAAACTTTAGTGGAAATTTTAAGGCAGAGCTGCTGATTCGCTCAACTTTGGGCAGCAGTGGGTCCAACCCGGAGGTAGCTGGCACTAGCTCTGACTGAAACAGGGGCAGCTTCTGGTAAAGCCACCCCTGCAAATTCCACCCCACGCCCCCTCCCCTACTGAAACTTTTCCAGATAAACCCAACACATGCATAAAAATTGTTTGACATATAACCAAAGACTGTAAATTAATAtatgtatgcatctgtataatTAAGTTTTATTCTCAGATATGTTATAGTGACTTTATAGCTTGTGTTGGTAATGTTGATGTTTCAGGGGGAATCTACTAAGTTCAATTCCGACACCCTACAAAGAAGGAGAACCCTGTGGTGATTGCCCTAATGCTTGTGACAACGGATTATGCAGTAAGTTTTAAGCATTTTAATTGTGACTTGGGTAAAgttgatgctttaaaaaaatacaattaatttaTGCAAATGGAAGGGGGTTGAAATTCTTTGTTCAAATACCGGGCCAAAAGCACTATTACAGAGCCACACTTCACCATGCTAGGTTCTTTACCTAGGTGGGACAACTTGTGGAGTGCAACCAAAGGAGTCTATGATAAGGGTGGGCAAATGTTAGACAGTCAGTCTACCTTGGGATGCAGATACCCTCCACTTTATGGATCAAGGTATTCAGATGGCCTAGATATCTTCATTAAAGATGACAATGTCTGGTTCTCCATATGGAAACTCTCATGAATACCTCCTAGCTTGAGAAGATGCATTGACTGCAAGTGAGATCAAAGATATGTTTACACCAGTGGTAGCACAGAAATCTGAGTTCCAGACTTCCAGCTGCAGTTTATACACATTTCCATAACCAGGAGAGGCAATTCTTATCCTTGAATCTGGGAAATGCCAGGTAACAAGGGGacttctttatcttttttcttcttcctcctttgaaCAATGGTGGCTGATCCAGTAGGAGTAGCAACACACTTGATAAGAGCAAGTAGCAAATCTGAGTTTTAAGAAttctaacagaaaataaaaacatatggGCTGAGTCTCATAATGCAAGACTTAAGTTCAATCTTCTGTTATGGAATTAACCTAATTCTCATCACAGGCTGTAGTATAAAGGAAGAAAGCTTCAAAACACCTTGCAAGTTCAGTGAGAAATCTTGAAAGAGCTAAGAATTTTGTATGTGTGGTCAAAGGTCTTGGATGCTGCTGTGGAGTAAATggcaagaaagaggaaaaaatcacagagaaaagaaatattgatGAAATATTATTCTGAAAGGAAACGCTGCATGTCTTCATTTCCCATTTATggttaattttgtttttcaattcattttttcccaaGCCTTAGAAGTTTGAATATGTTTATTCCAACTACCTTGGCAAAGTCTCCTGGATGTACCCATAGCTTCGTCAAGTTCACTGCTCTGCTTCCtgcaaaagtgaaataaaataacaggCTCAACTTTTCCCTCCTGGACATCCAACTCCTTAGAGACTTCTTTCACAAAACCAGATTCCATCCTGCCTCTCCACATTTGCAGAAGAACTAACTTCAGTCCAGTGACACACAAGAAGAAGCTGTAGGAGGATGTATATATTCTATTTGTATAATGGTCTAGAACATAGTGGAGATCTTAATTGAAATTTGGCATTTGGGTACCACATATATTTAATGATTAACTTcgcacatctttttttttttttttttcccccaaaaaatgTTATCTAAGGAGCATTGTTTAAAGTTCTGTGGTTCCATATGTTTCATATGTTCTCAGCATAGATGGATAGTCCTTGGTCATGCAACTAGTCTTAACTCAATCAACCTTTTAAACTACTGTACTGTTAACAAGACCAGATTGCTTGAAATATGTAGTTCTCAAAAGGAATTAGGAGAGCATAGCAGTTTCCACTAGAACTGTTCCTGTTTAGAATCTTTGTCTTTTGCTGGCATACATTCTACTGTAAAACACtcagtcataaaaaaaaaaaaagtggagttCACTTAATTAATGATCCTGTTTATAGTATAAGATTGCACTTACCATAAATACAGGTAACTAAATCTGCCTTCTAATGAAGAAGAACTGTCTGAGAAAAGGGCTTAATTCACAATAATAGATAGCGAAGGGGGAAGGTCCCTGCATTTGGaaactttgcttttaataaTAAGCAGAGGTgtctttcaaaatttttttttttttaatatctgcttTTGCTGCATCAATCATTAAATTACTCATTCTTCTTTGACCAATTCATtgtaattttcattctttcttatTATCATGAAATACAGTTCACTAACTTCCACCAATTTTGTGACTTTATTAGCATTAGTCCTTGAAGGGAGCCTGATTCCCTGATTTGGGAAGCAAGTGTTCTTCTGTGCAGTCAACAGAGTGGGACTAAACATTATTTTAGTCTGACCTTACAATGGTTTCACATTCCAGTCCTCCTTTAGTAAGGAAGCTGCTGTCATGATTAAGATTCCACATCCCAGAGTCTTTGGCAGGGCATAATTTCAACACACATTTCTGACTCATTCATTTCGGTGACATTCTCTTAGTATGAAAGACAAGCATTAAGTTAAAAGCCTGGTTTCACAATTCAAAGTGCTTgttgtttgggttgtttttttctcgTGCTTCTCCACAACTTTTTCCCTCCATGGTATACTGCGCTCTCATTTGGGTACATATGTAGTAGTAAATTAAGCAATGCCAGGACATAAGCGTGAGTGCTGGAACATGACTTACTGCAGTCTTAAATAATTAGCACAGGTTCAAGTAAGAATGATGATAATGCAATAGCTAATCCAGTGTTGTTATCATTAAGGAAATGGGTAGACCTGTTACCCCAGTCCTAAAAAAGTCCATTTACTATGAATAATGGGTCTAGAAATCTATTCCCTTCCATCATAACCCATACTATAAGAACTGATTTCTCAGTCACTcacaagaagaaagaagtgtAACAAGGTAAAAATCAGCCCTCATACATTTCACCTGtgaggacccagggaactaaAGCTCAATAAGCCTAATTTAGATATCCAGGAAGGAAATTGAGAAAATTGTTTACCTGTCATTTTCTAATCAGTAGAGTATAAAATACCAGCATGGATTCATCATGAGCTGCTCTTGCCAAACCAAACTTTCTTCAATGTGTAACTCAGACGAGTGGAGGTTGTTTTGGCTTTGGTAGCACATTTGACAAAGCCACAAAAGACATTTGCAGTTCAGCTGAAAAGTAATAAGACATGGCACATACAGGCTGTTGAACACACACATCCGTGATGCTCCTGTGCAGGGGCAGAGACGGAGACCTCTAGCAATGCGGTTCGGTGTCTGCACAGGCGGACAGTACCCACACCCAGAGCTAATTTCACAGTTCTCACATGTGATGTCTATGACCTTCCCCAGCCACAAGTCACAATCATGGTTGAAGACAGCTTTTGCCAGTGTACGGAAAACCTTCACTGAATGCTTTTCTTGGGTAAAAGAGGGTCAGATCCACATTCTCATTTGCCACAAGCACTTTTAGGGCATTTTCTTGGATAAAAACATGTTCTAGCTTCCCAGATTACTTCCAACAAACGTTAAGAGCCGATTCTGTTCTAAGAAATATGCCAGAATTTTAATCCATTACAGTTCAGTATAAAATGAATAACTGGTACTTAGGAGAGACAAGATCTGGAGAGGTAATAACAATCAATAGATTGATGCTGGTTCGAACAACCCATGAAGCAGGAAACCTAAGATGTCCTGTGCTGTGCTACAGAGACATTAATCAGTTCCTCTTTGCTTCAAGGAATCTTATATTCTTTTCTCTCCAAAGGGACATACCTTTGATGGGTGGAGCACAGAATGATTTCCTCACCTATCCCAAATAGCATTTAACTTAGTGCTTACAGCACCTGCTTCATAAATGTTGGCTGTACTGCAGATTGGCATTGTATCAAGCCTCCTATCCCCTGACACATTCTCTCACTACAAAGAAAACTGGTAAAAGTAGACCTCCACCaacactttttcttcatttaagcATATTTTGGAAGGAAGGTGGCTGTGCCCACTGCTTTATGTGAGGTTCAGCTACTGGTATTTCTAGGGCATGAAAAAGGTTTAGTGACTGACTCTGGTACCAAATGGTCATGTTGCAACCAGGTAGTGCTGGTAAAAGTCTTAAAAGCCATTATAATATgtagaaccatagaatggtttggattggaagggaccttaaagatcatctagttccaacccccctacCATggccagggacaccttccactagaccaggttgctcaaagccccatccagcgtggccttgaacactgccagggatgggacatccacagcctctctgggcaacctgttccagtgcctcaccaccctcatagcgaagaatttcttccttacatctactCTAAATCTACCCCCTTTCAGTTtgaagccattaccccttgtctgctgcaacaggtccatgtccttctcatgttgggggccccagagctgaacacagaactccaggtggggtctcacaagagtggagtagagagggagaatcacctccctcgacctgctggccacccttcttttgatgcagcccaggatacagttggctttctgggctgcataTACTTCATAATGTATTGCAAGGCAGTGTGCCTTGTCCCTGATAGCTCTCTGTGGTCCCCACATCAGACCATGCATTCCTTCTAGCACACCCTGGTCCTGGGTCATTTCACTTTTCAATGTGAAATCCTTGAAACCCTTCCTACCTTTACCAAGGATCCAGAGTGGACAAGTTGCTGCCATGGGTGGGCCCGTGGAAAGGCATCATTTCCCATTCCTCCATCTCACCTACTTCTGCCAGAGCTCCCTGCAGATAGCTGGCTGCTCTAGGACAGTGTCTGAATTATGTCCCACATCATGGGCCCTTGGTTCACTGTGGAAAAGTACACAGttgagaagagaagagaagagaataaattcagttggaaggggcctacctagtccaactgcctgaccacaAATTTGTTTAGAACTAGTTCCTCTCTAAACTGCAAGAATTCTCTCACATATGCAATGGTGTAACAGGAATAGTGAAACTTGATGTGCACAGTTCAGCTGAGGCAGTATCCTGTCTCTCGCCAttacaaaaatgtcttttaatgGCAGGAGAAAAATCCTGTGGTAGGCAGAACTGAGTTTGCTCTTTCCCCAGATTTGAAATCCAACAGTCATGACATCCTTTTAGTGCTGAAACAGAAACGaatgtcattttgaaaatatatcaTCATTAGTTATGAAACTTTGGATATTGCTAGAACCTATGCAGCCTTCAGAAAGCTGTAAGACGGATGTATTTTACACCTCTCTGATGCTGTAAGCCTTGATtcacttatttttcagaatttgaaGAAATGTTCTTGAAACCTGCAAAGCAAAAACACGCAGTACACTTTTAAATATGTGCCTAGAGCCTTGATTGACTTGACACTTTAAAGTGTTACAACGATGTTTCAATAGTGAGGATGGAAAAATGGTGAAGTCTTGTTATATGTGGTGGGTTGAAAAATCCCTCCTGAAACTGTGGATTGCCTCTCACTTAGAGTCTTTCCTGGCTGCACAATGCAACACCTTTTTCCcaaaattcaagaaaaagatATTGCGTGTGCTTTAAAGTAACATTTGCTGTCTGTGAAAGGGAGTTGAAAGAAACAGTGAGTGTCCATCTGAACAATATAACTGCAAGAAGCAtctctaatttttaaataacaccCTCATCACAGAGCTAACTTCCCTTAAACCAgcaaatgttttgcatttgttggCATTGAAGAGGGAgatctatttttttaagtagcCTGACAGCTTTCAGCAAAGCTCTGCCTGGCCTGTATCATAAAGGCAAAAATGTACTTACTGCTAGAGACATCATCATTAGACAGTACAGTTTACaaatattaatgttttaaaatatactaaTTATGAAATACTTACATTAATAATGAAATTTAACATCCTGTGTGTAACATCCTTTTTAATGTATctatcaacttttttttcctttttcacactAAACATAAGTTATCAACATTTGAGAAAGCCAAGAAATGTAGGCTCTGCAATCACTACCAACATCCTGCTATGAAAGCACACATGAATGCATTGATCAAAATATGGAAAATTCCATAGTATTCAAATACAGTCTTGAAGAAAGTCCTAAGCATTGAAGGGAAGGACAGCCTGACTTTTTGAAATGCATGTCACAAGTAGCTGAAATTGCATGGTAGATAAAACTTTCCATTCCTCAGCTAAACCTAAATGGATGATGACTAAAAAGACAGAGGCTACAGTGAGCTTACAAAGATTGGGAGTATAGTACCATAATGAAGTTGCACTTAGACTTTTCACACTTCTGATTTTGATGGATATGTTAGCCAAATACATTGAtttttagcatatttttttcctgcatttttgcAGGAGCAT includes these proteins:
- the LOC104322994 gene encoding cysteine-rich venom protein piscivorin isoform X2, with protein sequence MILPVVFLCLTAVLPPSTGEEPEGFDALSTSKASQQKLIVDRHNTLRRGVKPTASNMLKMEWCPPAAKNAQEWANQCTLSHSPGNMRRTTVQCGENLFMSSAPFPWSDVIDAWYNEKEDFKYGTGAKTQGAVIGHYTQMVWYNSYQIGCAVAFCPNSKYNYFYVCQYCPMGNLLSSIPTPYKEGEPCGDCPNACDNGLCKV
- the LOC104322994 gene encoding cysteine-rich venom protein piscivorin isoform X1, translated to MILPVVFLCLTAVLPPSTGEEPEGFDALSTSKASQQKLIVDRHNTLRRGVKPTASNMLKMEWCPPAAKNAQEWANQCTLSHSPGNMRRTTVQCGENLFMSSAPFPWSDVIDAWYNEKEDFKYGTGAKTQGAVIGHYTQMVWYNSYQIGCAVAFCPNSKYNYFYVCQYCPMGNLLSSIPTPYKEGEPCGDCPNACDNGLCTLEV